From one Leifsonia soli genomic stretch:
- a CDS encoding TetR/AcrR family transcriptional regulator, whose amino-acid sequence MTQPSPAAPLERPTQRSQAKADRRAALLDAAATLFAERGFNGVSIEDLGAAVGVSGPAVYRHFSSKQAVLGALLIGVSERLLAGGQAVEEAATDAATALRALIGFHIDFALGEPDTIRVQDRDLDALDDDARRQVRRLQRRYVEVWMGVLGALQPALADDELRVRVQGTFGLLNSTPHTARVGALHVAPGVVRPVLERMAWAALTSA is encoded by the coding sequence ATGACCCAGCCGAGCCCCGCCGCTCCCCTCGAGCGGCCGACGCAGCGCAGCCAGGCCAAGGCCGACCGCCGCGCGGCGCTGCTCGACGCCGCGGCCACCCTGTTCGCCGAGCGCGGCTTCAACGGCGTGTCGATCGAAGACCTCGGAGCCGCCGTCGGCGTGAGCGGACCGGCGGTGTACCGGCACTTCTCGTCGAAGCAGGCCGTGCTCGGAGCGCTCCTGATCGGAGTCAGCGAGCGCCTGCTCGCCGGCGGTCAGGCGGTCGAGGAGGCCGCGACGGATGCCGCGACGGCGCTGCGCGCGCTGATCGGATTCCACATCGACTTCGCGCTCGGCGAGCCCGACACCATCCGCGTCCAGGACCGCGACCTCGACGCGCTCGACGACGACGCCCGCCGCCAGGTCCGCCGGCTCCAGCGCCGCTACGTCGAGGTGTGGATGGGCGTGCTCGGCGCCCTGCAGCCCGCTCTCGCCGACGACGAGCTGCGCGTGCGCGTGCAAGGCACCTTCGGCCTCCTCAACTCGACGCCGCACACCGCGCGCGTCGGCGCGCTGCACGTCGCCCCCGGGGTCGTGCGCCCTGTCCTGGAGCGCATGGCCTGGGCGGCTCTCACCTCCGCCTGA
- a CDS encoding carboxyl transferase domain-containing protein, translating into MPTLTSEASATDARFEQNDAAQRELVADLRRRLAVAAAGGPERARERHVARGKLLPRDRIDALLDEGSPFLELAPLAATGMYDDESPAAGVIAGIGLVAGRHVMVVCNDATVKGGTYYPMTVKKHLRAQEVALENRLPCIYLVDSGGAFLPMQDEVFPDRDHFGRIFYNQARLSAAKIPQIAAVLGSCTAGGAYVPAMSDETVIVRNQGTIFLGGPPLVKAAIGEIVSAEELGGGDLHARTSGVVDHLAEDDEHALAIVRDIVATLPPPAAPAWAVAETVQPAADPAELYGVVPVDVQAPYDVHEVIARIVDGSGFHEFKPEYGTTLVTGFAHIHGHPVGIVANNGVLFSESALKGAHFIELCDQRGIPLLFLQNISGFMVGRDYEAGGIAKNGAKMVTAVATARVPKLTVVIGGSFGAGNYSMCGRAYSPRFLWMWPAARISVMGGQQAASVLATVKRDQLEARGEEWSSGDEAAFRAPIAAQYEEQGNPYYSTARLWDDGVIDPAETRTVLGLALDVVSRSPLPDTAFGLFRM; encoded by the coding sequence ATGCCGACCCTGACCAGTGAGGCGTCCGCGACGGATGCCCGGTTCGAGCAGAACGACGCCGCCCAGCGCGAGCTCGTCGCCGATCTGCGGAGGCGGCTGGCCGTCGCGGCCGCCGGAGGCCCGGAGCGCGCCCGCGAGCGCCACGTCGCCCGCGGGAAGCTGCTCCCGCGCGACCGCATCGACGCCCTCCTCGACGAGGGCAGCCCGTTCCTCGAGCTGGCGCCACTGGCGGCGACCGGGATGTACGACGACGAGAGCCCGGCGGCGGGCGTCATCGCCGGGATCGGCCTGGTGGCCGGACGCCATGTGATGGTCGTGTGCAACGACGCGACGGTCAAGGGCGGCACCTACTACCCGATGACCGTGAAGAAGCACCTGCGGGCGCAGGAGGTCGCGCTGGAGAACCGGCTGCCCTGCATCTACCTGGTCGACTCGGGCGGCGCGTTCCTGCCGATGCAGGACGAGGTGTTCCCGGATCGCGACCACTTCGGCCGCATCTTCTACAACCAGGCCCGGCTCTCGGCCGCGAAGATCCCGCAGATCGCGGCCGTGCTCGGCTCCTGCACCGCGGGCGGCGCGTACGTGCCCGCGATGAGCGACGAGACGGTGATCGTCCGCAACCAGGGCACCATCTTCCTCGGCGGCCCTCCGCTCGTGAAGGCGGCCATCGGCGAGATCGTCAGCGCCGAGGAGCTCGGCGGCGGCGACCTGCACGCCCGCACCTCGGGGGTGGTCGACCACCTCGCGGAGGACGACGAGCACGCGCTCGCCATCGTGCGCGACATCGTCGCGACCCTCCCGCCGCCCGCCGCGCCCGCCTGGGCGGTGGCGGAGACGGTCCAGCCCGCGGCGGACCCGGCCGAGCTGTACGGCGTCGTCCCGGTCGACGTGCAGGCGCCCTACGACGTCCACGAGGTGATCGCCCGCATCGTCGACGGCAGCGGCTTCCACGAGTTCAAGCCCGAGTACGGCACGACGCTCGTGACGGGCTTCGCCCACATCCACGGGCACCCCGTCGGCATCGTCGCGAACAACGGCGTGCTGTTCAGCGAGTCGGCGCTCAAGGGCGCGCACTTCATCGAGCTGTGCGATCAGCGCGGCATCCCGCTGCTCTTCCTGCAGAACATCTCCGGCTTCATGGTCGGCCGCGACTACGAGGCGGGCGGGATCGCCAAGAACGGCGCCAAGATGGTCACCGCGGTCGCGACCGCTCGCGTTCCGAAGCTCACTGTCGTGATCGGAGGATCCTTCGGGGCCGGCAACTACTCCATGTGCGGGCGGGCCTACTCGCCGCGCTTCCTCTGGATGTGGCCCGCCGCCCGCATCTCGGTGATGGGCGGCCAGCAGGCGGCCAGTGTGCTCGCCACCGTCAAGCGCGACCAGCTGGAGGCGCGCGGCGAGGAGTGGTCCTCCGGCGACGAGGCCGCGTTCCGTGCCCCGATCGCCGCTCAGTACGAAGAGCAGGGCAACCCGTACTACTCGACCGCCCGGCTCTGGGACGACGGGGTGATCGATCCGGCCGAGACCCGTACCGTACTGGGCCTGGCGCTCGACGTCGTCTCCCGCTCTCCGCTGCCCGACACCGCCTTCGGGCTCTTCCGGATGTGA